The following coding sequences lie in one Candidatus Kinetoplastibacterium sorsogonicusi genomic window:
- the nusA gene encoding transcription termination factor NusA gives MSREILLLVDALAREKNVTREIVFIALENALSFAMKKHFKEDIDIRISIDRNNGSYEVFRRWLVVCDEFGLQEPDKQEILSDAIELYPDICVGEYIEEKLEPIEFGRIGAQVAKQAILQRIREAEKEQLLNDFLDKSEGIISGTVKRFDKGDVIVETHRIEVRLPKSEIIPKENLRISDRVKAVFLKIDNNISRGKQVIISRTSPDFIIKLFEIEVPEIEQGLLEIKGASRDPGIRAKIAVINHDKRLDPIGTCVGIRGSRVNGVRSELGGEQIDIVLWSEDPAQFVINALAPASVDSIFIDEENHAMDVVVDSDNLPKAIGTKGQNVKLASELTKWKINIVTKEENLDRQNNEIINIKNIFIDDLNIEENIADILINEGFTSIEEIAYVPIQELLDIKFFDKKIVDNLRSKARNFLLTEAIANEKRLETSNLLEIEGITVDLIKKLSEKNILTRNDLAELSTDELVNFTGLNEKEASRIIMLARAPWFEK, from the coding sequence ATGAGTCGCGAGATTCTTCTACTTGTAGATGCTTTAGCACGTGAAAAAAATGTTACTCGTGAAATAGTTTTTATTGCTTTAGAAAATGCACTATCTTTTGCAATGAAAAAACATTTCAAAGAAGATATTGATATAAGAATTTCTATTGATCGTAATAATGGTTCATATGAAGTATTCAGGCGTTGGTTAGTAGTATGTGATGAATTTGGCTTACAAGAACCAGATAAACAGGAAATTTTATCTGATGCGATTGAATTATATCCTGATATTTGTGTTGGAGAATATATAGAGGAAAAATTAGAACCAATTGAATTTGGTCGTATTGGTGCACAAGTTGCTAAACAAGCTATTTTACAACGTATTAGAGAAGCAGAAAAAGAACAATTATTAAATGATTTTTTAGATAAATCAGAAGGTATTATATCAGGTACTGTTAAAAGGTTTGATAAAGGTGATGTAATAGTTGAAACTCATAGAATTGAAGTTAGATTACCAAAATCTGAAATTATTCCTAAAGAAAATTTGCGTATTTCTGATAGAGTCAAAGCAGTATTTTTAAAAATTGATAATAATATATCACGAGGTAAACAAGTAATTATATCAAGAACTTCTCCTGATTTTATAATCAAGTTATTTGAAATAGAAGTTCCTGAAATAGAACAGGGTTTATTAGAAATCAAAGGTGCTTCTCGTGATCCAGGTATAAGAGCAAAAATAGCTGTTATAAATCATGATAAAAGATTAGATCCTATTGGTACATGTGTTGGTATAAGAGGCTCTAGAGTCAATGGAGTTAGAAGTGAATTAGGTGGAGAGCAAATAGATATAGTATTGTGGTCTGAAGATCCAGCTCAATTTGTAATTAATGCATTAGCACCAGCAAGTGTAGACTCTATTTTTATTGATGAAGAAAATCATGCAATGGATGTTGTAGTTGATTCTGATAATTTACCAAAAGCTATTGGTACTAAAGGGCAAAATGTTAAACTTGCATCTGAGTTAACTAAATGGAAAATTAATATCGTTACTAAAGAAGAAAATTTAGATCGACAAAATAATGAAATTATTAATATCAAAAATATTTTTATAGATGATTTAAATATAGAGGAAAATATCGCTGATATTTTGATAAATGAAGGATTTACTAGTATTGAAGAAATAGCTTATGTGCCAATACAAGAATTATTAGATATTAAATTTTTTGATAAAAAAATAGTTGATAATTTAAGATCTAAAGCACGTAATTTTCTATTAACTGAAGCAATAGCAAATGAAAAAAGATTAGAAACTAGTAATTTGCTTGAAATAGAAGGAATTACAGTTGATTTAATTAAAAAACTATCAGAAAAAAATATACTTACTAGAAATGATTTAGCTGAGCTATCTACTGATGAATTGGTAAATTTTACTGGCTTGAATGAAAAAGAAGCAAGCAGAATTATAATGCTCGCTAGAGCACCTTGGTTTGAAAAATAA
- the rimP gene encoding ribosome maturation factor RimP: MVDLFKLVNNVLVNTDIELVDIERSANGLLRVIIDKPCGIQINDCELVTRDLMRVLEVYKVDYNRLEVTSPGIDRSLKKESDFLKFIGHRIEIKFHEPINGCKNYLGILYLINSNPEDINEGIDCNYQNNIIFGLEVENKKEKSNIINFTFNCVDRAKLAPILDFKGKKDESRDSSTCRCFST, encoded by the coding sequence ATGGTTGATTTATTTAAATTGGTTAATAATGTATTAGTCAATACAGATATTGAGTTAGTTGATATAGAAAGATCAGCTAACGGTTTACTCAGAGTTATTATTGATAAACCATGTGGTATACAGATAAACGATTGCGAACTAGTAACTCGAGATTTAATGAGGGTATTAGAAGTATATAAAGTTGATTATAATAGATTAGAAGTAACATCTCCAGGTATAGATAGATCTTTAAAAAAAGAATCTGATTTTTTAAAATTTATTGGTCATCGTATTGAAATTAAATTTCATGAACCTATAAACGGATGTAAAAATTATTTAGGTATTCTATACTTAATAAACTCTAATCCAGAAGATATTAATGAAGGTATTGATTGCAATTATCAAAATAATATTATATTTGGTTTAGAAGTTGAAAATAAAAAAGAAAAATCTAATATTATTAACTTTACATTTAACTGTGTGGATCGGGCAAAACTTGCTCCTATTCTTGATTTCAAGGGAAAAAAAGATGAGTCGCGAGATTCTTCTACTTGTAGATGCTTTAGCACGTGA